The DNA sequence tcACAGCCTGGTCACTAAGGCACTGCAGCTTTCACAAAAATCAAAGTCAAGCAACTGGTGGTCTACATCATGCACTTTGTGTATTTAACTGAGGCGTATGGTTCTGTAAAACTTGAAATATGGGGAGAACAATAAGTACACTGTACAGAGTAGAAAATCTGACCCTGAATACATGTAGGATCATCATGTTGTACACATGccaaaaacaatacaatatataagaAACACTTACCTGTCATCATATAATCAAAAGTCAGCTCCTCCCCTTTCAAGATATCTTTTTTTGAAAAGAGGGCAATCCTTGGCAGTCTAGGGTCAAGGGTGTTTATCCATACTCCAAACACCTCTAGATTCGGGTCACACTGAAAATAGTATGCATGATACTAAATAATGTTGGaagtacagtcgaaccccgtttacccagaccccacatatccggaaaccccgatttttatgtgaaaccaAACTTgcattcattaattgtactcgcttaaccggaAACCTCGCTTCCGGACCCGGACggtgaattttcaaaccattcccatacatttccattgaaaaatgatccagttatccagacggagagatctgtgcaacgtgcatgtgtgtCACGTCAATACCGTTTACCGCCTGACTATGTGATTTCTTAATCTATCAgaaggcatttggtgtgaattgattaattagccatcaaaacactagtgacgCGAGTCACTtgggttgttcattaggatttggcgtgtgtgagaacatctcatcagtaacgaaaacacatgttaagtaggattaagggaAACTACAcggtaattgtactgtatataaaacttataaatcgacccctgatatctgtcgcgatgcaagttaaaaatagcctgccacatgatctaagtcatgtgatcccgtccggaaatttactttctgcagacagcataaattcaatacgatgtcgtatgttttagggcatttaaaattaacaTAACATtatgcaattggcaaaatagaaactttgtgtcatcgatttatgtttttcatctaacttaccatctgaagctccacacgctacacgattacgtccgagacaacttgacaaatggtaacctacATTCCGCCTTCCATATATTATCGGTatattttttgctttcacttaattttcacgttttggatgtttgatccagttaactggATGTCTCCCTATCCAGACGATTtttgagtgaaaccaaaacgtccgggtAAACAGGGTTTGACTGTATAATATATTGGAGAATGTTTGAGTaaaggtggtctgtaaataacccagtttggacctgacaatcaagtgattaacagcataagAATCAATCTATGCCAaagggatacaatggcatgtcaaccaagtctgtgaaACTGACCAGTCGattctgttagttgcctcttacaacaagcatgggataccAAAACCAATCTTATGCAACCACTTCAAATTCTTACACCTACAGCTTGGGTCAAGGTCTAGCCATGAAAAatacattgatgatgatgaaaagtaCTCACAGAATGGTttacaaaatgtgaaacattGCCATAGTAACCAGCATCCACAGTGTAGGGACAGTCTCCATCGTTATAGTCCAGGTCAAACAAATATGTCCGACATTCGGCATCATAAATCTTTCCTCGGCGTTCTGCTTCTTCATTGGTTATAACCTGAAGAAGAGAAATTTATGTCAAAGTAAGGTCATCATGCACCAGTTGCATCCCAGTGTCTTTTTTTCATCACCAATGCCTGATGGCCCTTGTCATACTTCATACTGAAAACTAAAAGACTTTGAAGATCCCTCGATTCATATTTGATAGGGTTGATTGTATTTGTACATtgcattaagcaatattccatggtatatattccaataagtctccactatattaTGGATGCATGTACAGCTTGgactgataattttattaccttcCTTTGCTGACTCCTCATTCTCAGCTGCGAATCAGCTAGGCCACCTTTACAAAAGAGCTTGCCCATGTCAACAAAGATGGCAGTCGCAGCTGTGAGGATTGTGTAATAGTGTAACTTACATTTTGGGGAAAATTATACtcacaaattgacaggtctaaAACTTTTAGGCAAGAACTCATAcatctttcagagaacctctgcatggtttgtgttgctaAGTTTCATCGGTTTGATAATTTAagaacagtgtatgaaatagcatctGCCTGGTGGTTTGCTTGTTACatggcgggcttacaactttattttatagttGGCCCTGTGcgccaatacattttcaaagggtatatatttgaccatgtcattgactacgggaaatattttgaaactaattTACAGTCGTGGCaactagatgatgtctgtatatttcatgatcaatcaaactgtaacttccacacATCAACCTATctatttatctaacactaaatgtcactagtctagagaatgctttcagccaatgaatgaTGATGTTCTGATGGCcgtgacactaaatgaaataacagtgaccaccaagtcATTGTTTTATTAACTTTGCTTTAGCACAATGTTTAaatttacctcactacaagtaattcattaatgactttcttttaacaccatatctcaGTTTCCTATATTTaacacagggctggttacatgttaacggGGCTTGCAACATTTCTTAGTTATCAGCCCTGTTGGCTTCCTGTCTTTTTATAGGAGTTTCAAACACATTGTTAAGAAGCAAAagcgagttgtgattggtatgctcaacttcttagcatagacacctgattggacaAAAAGCAAGCCAAGGTAGGTAATGTAATCGTTGGGTCGAGCCGTAGATGCAACATGTACtatggagatatcgaggatgaaccAGACAAAGCACTGATGTTATTTATATAACCTATTAGGGAAATGCTGAAATTCTATCAACTATGTAACCAAGTTTGACCCACTAACCATAATTTTAAATACATCGACAAATACGTGACTAAATAAGAGACCATATATATCTAGTTGCAAGTCTCCCTTGAGGGTCATGTGAGTGAAAATCTGGCTTTAAGCCgactttagcaaaattccagcaatatcaaggcaaggGATACCAAAAATGGTCTTCAGAAATGGAATACTCATTTTAGCAAAAGTAACCGCAAAGTACACAAATATTACATTAAAGATACAAATGTTAGACTGCATGCCATGGCTCTGACAATGGCAAGATGTATTTTGCTTACATCTGGAAAAAGTTTGGCTCAAAAGAGATTGTCTGGTTAGAACTTGCGTGGCTATTGAGGGTGGAACAATCATTGCGATAGTGATAGTTTCTTGTgatcaactattgcaatagttctTTCTCCTTGAATTTTCTCCTTTGAAGCCATTTCCTAAATGAATCTATAgttcatttgaaataaaaacaagtggAAGTAGTTTCTAGGGGTGACTACTGGGGTCTAAGGAACAGACTATTGCATACTAGTATCAAGATATCAATCGACTATTGCATGCTAGTATCAAGATATCAATCGACTATTGCATGCTAGTATCAAGATGTCAATCGATTATTGCATGCTAGTATCAAGATGTCAATCGACTATTGCATGCTAGTATCAAAATGTCAATCGACTACTGCATGCTAGTATCAAGATGTCAATCGACTACTGCAAGCTAGTATTGCAGTAACTATTTAGGGGTGGCAACAGGAAAATcggttttcagctgaaaacttaATATTGTGTCACTGAATGGGGGTTCAGATGATTCACAAAATTAAttagtttgaaataaaatcggCAGAAATCAGGtaaaattgccatccctgacTATTGCAATGGTTCTGACaaaattcaaatttcagataAATTGCCATTTTCTACCGACTTCCTTTACATTAAATTACTCAAACAATAACATGTGTTAAGCTGTTGGTTCCTTTTACTTTCAAGTCAGTATCGTCAAGTTGTCATGATGACTTCATGAACGTTCCACAACAAGCCAACACATTCACACAGGATTTAGTTCTATTTACTACAAAACTGTGGTTTGCAGACACTGTGATCCTCAAAACTTTGTATGTAGAATAACACACAAATTAAATAATATAAACTGGCTCTGTGGCTCAGTCACAGTTTTGACAAATGGTAATCTTTCAGTTTCAACAGAAAACACTTGCTGTGTGTATAGTTTTAGTTTTAACGTgaagatttaaaaaaatatatatatatccagtgCACTGAACAAGCAACAGACCCAACAGATTCAAAGAGGACAATAATCTTTTGTCTCTATGAAAGTATCACAAATAAATCTGTCAGCAGATAACTTAGTGACTCAAGTTGAAATATAGGTTAACATAATTGGCAAATGGCAACATTTCACATAACACTGATTTTACTCAAATAGTGTGATGAAGGCAAATAATAGTTCCCTTTTCATCACGgtttcaaactttcaaattCTTCTTTAAAAACAAGAGTCTGTCCACATATGCTAGTTGATCCATCAGTTGTCAGTGAAACATTCTCAGCACAGGAAAGGTCTTTCTTCATATAACATGGGCAAGGCTGCACCTGAGAAATACTGTCAAATCCTGATCAGTCGAATCGCTGGGGACCAAGTAATAAATTCTCATCATGTTTCCTAAAAACTCAACGTGTTCCTAAGCCCATCATTTTGGACAAACCGCAAATCTTTCACAATAAATTCAAGAATGGCTAAAGAAATATCTCTTGCTCATTTTGATGATGAAAGTCAAGTAATGTTGTTATTTAGCACTGTAAGGGTTGTTTGACTCTTTGGATGCGTCTCGAGCATCTAGACCATGCCTCTGATGTACATCATCTGCAAGGAATTaccttgagtcctgtatttgacTTGAGAGCCCCGGGAgtcatattttcaattttcaggggtcctggaCTACAAATTGGAGGTCCCAGACATTTTTGTACTTTGtgtcatgatcatcacattaaTTAAACAGCAAATGATATCATAACCCAGCTTGTAGCGGACTTAGTGATAGAACTTGTTacttgaaaaacatattttacttgattaaaatgtatttggactttttctgcgACCCTTTTTGGAAACGCTAGACTATTTCGTTGCATCCATTGTCAATTTTTATGCTGATGCTAGGTCCTGCTGACCCAAATTTTCGTAATCACTGAAAACAGTGTGCtgctaaaaaaaacccaacattttaTGACACTGCAACAAGATATGCTTCACATTTGCTTATCACCATACAATCACAACCAAACCAAAAGCTCAGAACTTTCCAGAACAGTGCATGTTTTTTATTTAACTTAACTCTCAACAATACCTCAACCAACTGCATCCAGTGCCAATGAAGTATGACGTTACCGCGTCATTCAATCCACTATCACCCTCTCATGACAGAGTTAGTAGGGCACCTATTCTAACAGGGATTCAAAAGGGGCCGAAAAATGTGTGCAAACTGTCACTTACCTCTCCCACATATTCCATGACGAATGTTCCCTTTTTGATCTTCTGAAGTGCCTTTACGCCCCAACCTCTGCCATTGTGAGTTCTGAACACACACACTTTACACTGCCGACCATGCTGAACAACTCTATTGGGACAATCAGGTCCACAATTGCAGCGCTTGTTACACTCATAAATGGGGGTCCCTTTGAGAACCCTCACccgcttatacttatagtacgCAAACTCCGCGCCACATGCAGCTGGACAGCAAGTCTTGCGAGTATCCCAGCAGTCCTCACATTCACATCCGACGAGCGGATCCTGGGGAATGGTGATTCCCTCACCCTCACGATAGTCGTTAATGTATTCAAAGTTCTCGGGTGGCCCCTCCAGGTCGATATTGTTCTCCACACTAATGGGAGCTGGATCAGTACTGATACTGTTCAGATGCTTCTCCCATTCCTTTAAAGCCTTCTGAACCTCCAGCCTCTTCTGCTTATAGCCCTTTGTTCGTGGGTTCGTGTAAGACGTTCCGGTGTTAACCTTCCTGATCTTCTGGTCGTCTCCGGTGATGAGACCTTTGTACTGGGGCTGCTTGCCCTTCTTAGGGCTGGACAGGGACAGCAGGTGGAGAGGGGAGATCATCTCCCGGATTGGGGATTTTACCAGTTTGGCGAAGATCTCATCTACTCTGCGCTTCTTGTTCAGCTTGATGTCACCTCCACTGGAAATGTCGGAAAGTCGTCTCTTCCCTCCGAGTCTGCTTGGAGGCAAGGAATGGAACTCCTTGATGAGTTCTGAACACTGCAGATTCTCAGCAGGCTCCCAGGAGTTGTGGCTGTTGCTCCATCCCTTCCACTTGATCAGGTAGAAGTCAACTCCCTGTAACAATTGGTAACAATTCAAATAGGTCACTGAAATCATAACCAAATTCAGACCTGTTAATGTTTTTGATTTACTGTGTTTAAAAAAATTCATTTCTATGTACCCTCCTGAGAATGTCAAATTCATTTggtggtagtaattctttagTTCGAAAAACATAgaatcatgtttgatgtacaaaaaTTACTGTTGCGAATGCAAatggatggaagggagataactctaaatcagtTTTTCTTGTCTGCAGAATCTAGCAATGGCTATGGTCTgacacccatgcttcaaacagttcaaaataaaAATTGATAAGATAAACAAGTTGTTTACTGGTCTCTCAGGGTTCATGTGTTGATGTACCctctttgtttctttgttccCTGAGCCTGAACTGTACACGAACTTGGAGCCTACATCAGGACCAGACAAAAAGATTACTATTCCAGGGACTACTTACATCTTCATTACAGTGATCAATGACTGTTTCCACTTCAAAGTCCTCATCTGTCTCCCACTGAAGGTCTCCACGTTCCACCACTGAAATAACAACCACACCAGTAACCATGGCTACAGTCACACCAAAATGTCTGTTTTCACAGGGGTTCAACATTtcttttaaaagccacttgccactgggaacttgtcctgactaattttccatttgccctgattttattacataatcatgatgatgtaactATGAAAGAATAATATATCtacatggtatttgatgataATGCTTACTGGGCTATTTatcgaaaagtgataaatagccaagaaaAAATAACCCTACTTTGTTATCatagtctgttgtacagaccctgaagtatatatatatccaagagagcccatgcaagtctagaaaatgtggcaagtctagatttccatagcctCAGGAAAAAAAAGAacgtctcagggctccatttcattatattattttttttcactatgaatgtttttttaagtaaaacatgttcatttcagagaccagcTGTCAGTCTATTGTTATCACTGCGATATTTAATAGGTACATTTTgatcagatatgaaatgaaatccaagtttttTTTGCAGTTCTGAAAGAAGAAATTATGTAGcagcccatggacaagtaatATACAATTGTTTGATtgcatgaaatgaaaactgacttgtcctgggcgtcCAGTGATGtaattttttaacccctgtcgGACACCTTGTCAAGATAATGAGcaggtgaaaaatgtttttattttcctAGTCATTTCCAAttatgacaaatttaaacatttttttcttcattaaaatacaaacacCAGAATTTAGATTAATCAAGATGAATCATTTTTTGTTTGGCAAAGATTTGGTCAATTTGGAAGCATACATTATTTTGCAAGCAATTAGCAAATGCTTTGTAAAATCCATTTTCTGTATAGTATGTGCAGATTAGTTTTGTTCTAATAATAGTGAACAGTTCATACCAAACACATTACATTTCAACAATGAATGAGAAAAGGCACCCAGATGTTTCAGCTTCCAGTTCTAATAAGGCAGAAGAGTACAGGCATGATCAGGTCAACATACAAAACATTATACAGTTTGGatggtttattgtttaacgctgcactccgcaatattccagctacaacaGCAGTCAGTATACAATCAAATGTGGCAGGGTTCAAGATTTATGCTTTGAGGTAGCCAATTTGCTATTCAAAATCCCATTTTCCTACCTGATAAAAACCTCCCcctaaaaaccaaaacaaaacacagtagCGACAACTTGCTACCTGATATTATTAAGTTAAACAACTAATGTTCATCAATTAGCTGCCATTTTCAAGGTAAAGCTCTCCACTTGTGCACTTTCACTTGTAAACTTACCGATCATGGTATtaaaaattttttaaaaaaaag is a window from the Haliotis asinina isolate JCU_RB_2024 chromosome 9, JCU_Hal_asi_v2, whole genome shotgun sequence genome containing:
- the LOC137296790 gene encoding histone-lysine N-methyltransferase SUV39H2-like, whose amino-acid sequence is MMADGDHDVRVACLSGILDLQRVCQRENLQFSPETNKFLVYQTLKKVGPWTAQKLISKLVERGDLQWETDEDFEVETVIDHCNEDGVDFYLIKWKGWSNSHNSWEPAENLQCSELIKEFHSLPPSRLGGKRRLSDISSGGDIKLNKKRRVDEIFAKLVKSPIREMISPLHLLSLSSPKKGKQPQYKGLITGDDQKIRKVNTGTSYTNPRTKGYKQKRLEVQKALKEWEKHLNSISTDPAPISVENNIDLEGPPENFEYINDYREGEGITIPQDPLVGCECEDCWDTRKTCCPAACGAEFAYYKYKRVRVLKGTPIYECNKRCNCGPDCPNRVVQHGRQCKVCVFRTHNGRGWGVKALQKIKKGTFVMEYVGEVITNEEAERRGKIYDAECRTYLFDLDYNDGDCPYTVDAGYYGNVSHFVNHSCDPNLEVFGVWINTLDPRLPRIALFSKKDILKGEELTFDYMMTGDTTLQTVNQVSESVMPPLSAVDQIPQSDDTTSEYSYTSQDPDSSSTSTPRSPPKSGPGSTPSKPSGGRSPSKSESRSSSKEGKSPAKSNKDQSLAKLDPTLSSRSGSSKSPTKSRSEAAENNVDGDDTKSDISDTPNPVRRQYRMVCQCGTANCRKYLF